The Streptomyces lienomycini sequence GGCACGCCGGAGCGGCGAACGGCTGGGCGCCGTTCGCCGCTCCGGGACCCGGTGGTTCAGGCCTCGACGCTGTCCTTCGAGGTGTCGCCGCTCGCGGCGGCGGCCGCCTCCGCCTCGGCCTGCTTCTTCGAGGCGCGGAGGCTGGTGATCGTGGTGACGATCAGGACGGAGCAGATCACGCCGAGCGAGACCGGAATGCTGATCTCGGGGACGTGGACGCCGGACTCGTGCAGCGCGTGCAGCACCAGCTTGACGCCGATGAAGCCCAGGATCACGGACAGGCCGTAGGAGAGGTGGACCAGCTTCCTCAGCAGGCCGCCGATGAGGAAGTACAGCTGCCTGAGGCCCATCAGGGCGAACGCGTTGGCCGTGAACACGATGTACGGGTCCTGCGTCAGGCCGAAGATCGCCGGGATGGAGTCGAGCGCGAAGAGCACGTCGGTGGTGCCGATCGCGAGCATCACGACCAGCATCGGGGTCATGATCCGCTTGCCGTTCTCCTCGATCCACAGCTTGGTGCCGTGGTACCGGTCGGCGACGCCGAAGCGGCGCTCGGCGGCCTTGAGGAGCTTGTTCTCCTCGAAGTCCTCGTCCTCCTCGTCGGCCCGCGCCTCCTGGATGAGCTTCCAGGCGGTGTAGATGAGGAAGGCGCCGAAGATGTAGAAGACCCAGGCGAAGCTGGCGAGGATCGCGGCACCCGCGGCGATGAAGATGGCCCTGAGGACCAGGGCTATGAGGACACCGATGAGCAGAACCCGCTGCTGGTACTGCGAGGGCACCGCGAACTTCGCCATGATCAGGACGAAGACGAAGAGGTTGTCCACGCTCAGCGACTTCTCGGTGATGAAGCCCGCGAAGAACTCGCCCCCGGGTTCACCGCCGCCGAAGAGCAGCAGGCCGAGCCCGAAGAGGCCCGCCAGGGCGATCCACACACCGGTCCAGATGCCGGCTTCCTTGATCGATACGTCGTGCGGTTTGCGGCCGATGAAGAAATCGACCGAGATGAGGGCGGCGAGGCCCACGATGGTCAGGACCCACAGGGTCACGGAAACTTCCACTACGCCTCCGGCAGTACGTCACACGGCAGATGTCAGCGTCGTCGCTGCCGGAGGTCTCTTCCACCCGGGCGTCCGGGACACGTGACGCGTCCGGAAGCCACGGGCCGACGCCCCGGGATCTGGCCTGATCCGTATTGACGGGTACGCCGCAGCAGATAGGGAGTACTCCCCTCCGTACGGACGACAGTACCCCAATCCCCAAGGGAAGGTAAAGAGATTTGCAAATAAAGCTCAAAAGCCCAGCTCGGAGGCGTCTACCTGCCCCATGGTCGGCGGGCCGACGCGACCTGTGCGAGGACCTGCTGAAGCACCTGGCTGCCGGGTGGCACGAGCGAGGGCTCGTACGTCCAGGCATGCCCGACCCACGGGTCGGCGAGGTGGTCGTCGGCCACCGGCGTCAGCCGCAGCAGCGAGCGCCACAGCGGGTCGAGCAGCGGTCCGTACCCGGCGGACTCCTCGCGGTCGGCGACGATCATCAGATGGACGCCGACGGCCGGGCCCTCGTCGGCCAGGTAGCGCAGCTGGTTGACCGCGCGGTCGTCGAAGCCGTGCGGGAACTCGTTGACGATCAGTAGCTGCTGGGAGGTGTCGAGGCCGGGCGGGAGTGCGTCGGGAGCACCTGCGCGCAACGCCATCTGCACCAGGTCGACACGCTGGGTGAGACGGGCGAGTACGTCCGCGGCCCCCGCCGCACCGTGGGCGGGCGGCGCGGCGAGCACCCCGCTCCGCACCAGCGGCGCCAGTGCCTGCGTCCCGGATCCGGCGGGGTCGATGACGTGCACGGTGAACTCGCCCGCCGGGTAGACGGCGAGCAGCCGGGCCGCGTGGGCGACGGCCGCCTCCAGGCCCAGGCGGCGCATCTCGTGGGAGTCGGCCGACGAACCGTCGGTCGAGGTGGAGCGCCCGCTGTCGATCCACAGCCCGCGCTCCAGCGGCAGCCTCATCAGCATCGGAACGCGTATGCCGTCGGCCTCGGGCAGATGGAGATCGCCCAGCCGCAGGGCCATGGGGATCTCCATGGGGACGCGGTAGGCGTGCCAGACGGGGTTGTCCCAGCGCGCGAAGGCGGCCGGCAGGGCGGGTTCGACGACCCCGGCCTCCGCGACGAGCTGGGCGACGTCCCGGTCCAGGACCTCCCTGGCCTGCGACACCAACTGGCCGTGCCGGGCGCGCGCCGCTTCCCGGGCGGCGTCGCCCTGCCCGCCGATCCGGTTGCGCGGGTCGGACAGGGCCTGGTCGAGTTCCTTCTCCATGCGGGAGTCGGCGAAGTCGACGGCGCTGCGGTAGGCGGCCGCGGTGCGGGCAAGGTCCTCGAACATGCCCCACACCTGGTTGTAGAGCCGCTCCTCCATGGACCAGCCGGTGGCGTCACCGGCCACGGGCCGGGCGGGCTGTCCCGGCTCGGCCGGGGGCGCGGTCGGCGGGGGCGGGGGCGGTGCCGCGTTCTGTCGCCTGGGGTGGCTGTAGTCGATCGGGCCGCCCGCGGCGGGCGTGGACGGCCGGCCGGCGTGGGCGGGGTCCGGGGCCCGTCCGGGCAGGGCTGTTGCGTCCCGTGCTGTCCAGGCGCCCCGGGCGGCTGCGGGGCGGGCGCGGGGGCACCCTGGGCGTCGTACGGAGAGGCCGGAGCTACGGGGCCGGAGCCGGCCTGGGGCGCGGTGCCGTGGTCCGGGCCGTGTGCCGGGGTGGCCGCCGGGCGGGCGCGGTCGCCGTCCGCGGCGCGTGCCGGAGGGGCCGGCACCGAACGGGCCAGGCCGCTCGCCACCGCCTCCTGGATGCGGCCCGCGAGCTGATGGGCCTGGGGCAGGTTCTGGTCGGTCAGCAGCTCGGGGAGGCCCCCCGCGTAGCCCTGGCCGACGGCGCGCACCTTCCAGGTGTCCTGTCGCCGGTAGAGCTCCAGCGCGACGACGGCGGACTCGGCGTCCAGGCCGGTGATGGTGTAGCTGGCGACCTCGTCGCCGTCGAGGCCGGTGACCGAGACGAAGGGGGCTGCGACGGCCCCGAACCGGACCGGGCCCGCCCCGCCGACGGGCAGGGCGAGCAGCACGCTGACGCGGTGTACGGCGTCCGGCACGGCGTCGAGGTCCACGGCGAGGCGGTGGTCTGCGGCGGCCTGGCGGGAGACTTCCAGGCCCGGCAGGGTGGGGCTGCCCGGGTGGGCCACCTGCTCGACGCCGTGGACGGTGCCGTTCTCGTCGCCGAGCGTGGCCCCGGCCACGACCGGTGTGCCGGCCGAGACCCGGATCTCGAGACGGGCCCGGGGAAGCGGGTGGTTCTGTCCCCGCGTCAGCTCGGCCGTCATCGCCTTCCCCCTGTGTCACTCGTGTCGCTCGCGCGTCTCCCGCAAGACGTCGTGCGGGAATCGCCGGTCCCGCGTACGGGACCGGCCGGTTGGTGTCGGACTGCTACAGGACCGGCAGGATCGCCGGCATCAGGTCCTGGAAGGTGCGGCCGTTGGCCGGGGTGCCGATGGCGGTCATGGCCCAGCCCTGGCCCGCGCGGTGCACCTTGGCCATGATCTGGGCCGTGAAGGCCCCGCCTCCGGCCAGGGTGTAGCGGGCGAGTTCCTGGCCGTTGGTCTCGTCGACCAGACGGCAGAACGCGTTCTGCACTTCTTGGAAGGTCTGGCCCGTGAACGAGTTCACGGTGAAGACGATCTGGTCGATGTGGACCGGAACGCGCTGCAGGTCGACGAGGATCGCCTCGTCGTCGCCGCCCTGGCCGACACCGCCGACGAGGTTGTCCCCGGTGTGGCGGACCGATCCGTCGTCGCTCACCAGGTGGCGGAAGAAGACGACGTCCACCGGCTGCTTGTCGGCGAAGAGGACCGCGGAGGCGTCCAGGTCGATCTCCCGGGTGCGCGAGCCGAACAGGCCGCGCCGGGGAGCCGCCTGCCAGCCGAGACCCATGCGCACCGACGTCAGGCTGCCGCCGTCGCTCTTCTGCAGACTGATGGCCTGACCCTTGGTCATGTTGACGGTCACGCGCTGATCCCCTCTCGAACTGTCCCCTGTTGCCGCGGTGCTCGCGGTTGACCAGAACCCTACGCAGGGGCGCTGACAGTGACCCACCCCGGTTCGCACTTTGTGTCGGTGTTGCAACACAGCGCTGACCGGCGCACGGTCAGGCCAGCCCCGCCTCTCTCATCTGGCGCAGTTCCTTCTTCATCTCGGAGACCTCGTCGCGCAGCCGGGCCGCGATCTCGAACTGGAGGTCTGCCGCGGCGGCCCGCATACGGGTGGTGAGGTCCTCGATCTGCTCGGCGAGTTCCGCCGCGGGGCGGTCGGTCACCGGCGTCTCCTTGGCCCTGCCCTTGGCCGCCTTGGCACCGCCCGGCGCCTGGCCCCCCAGCGCGGGCACGGGGGCCTTGGCGCCCTTGCCCTCCTTCACCTGGCGGTAGCCCGAGCCGAGGAGCTGCTCGGTGTCGACGTCCTCGCGGGCGATCTGGGCGACGATGTCGTTGATCTTCTTGCGGAGCGGCTGCGGGTCGATGCCGTTCGCCTTGTTGAACGCGACCTGCTTCTCGCGGCGGCGGTTGGTCTCGTCGATGGCCTTCTCCATCGCCGGGGTGATCTTGTCCGCGTACATGTGGACCTGGCCGGAGACATTGCGCGCCGCGCGGCCGATGGTCTGGATCAGGGAGGTCCCCGAGCGCAGGAAGCCCTCCTTGTCGGCGTCGAGGATCGCCACCAGGGAGACCTCGGGCAGGTCGAGGCCCTCGCGCAGCAGGTTGATGCCGACCAGGACGTCGTACTCCCCGGCGCGCAGCTCACGCAGCAGTTCGACGCGGCGCAGGGTGTCGACGTCGCTGTGGAGGTAACGGACCTGGATGCCGAGCTCCAGGAAGTAGTCGGTGAGGTCCTCGGCCATCTTCTTGGTGAGGGTGGTGACCAGGACGCGCTCGTCCTTCTCGGTCCGCTTGCGGATCTCGTGCACCAGGTCGTCGATCTGGCCCTCGGTGGGCTTGACGACGACCTCCGGGTCGACGAGGCCGGTGGGGCGGATGATCTGCTCGACGGCTCCGTCCGAGCGGGAGAGCTCGTAGGCGCCCGGGGTCGCCGACAGGTACACGGTCTGCCCGATGCGTCCCTGGAACTCCTCCCACTTCAGCGGGCGGTTGTCGAGCGCGGAGGGCAGCCGGAAGCCGTGGTCGACCAGGGTCCGCTTGCGGGAGGCGTCGCCCTCGTACATGGCGCCGATCTGCGGCACCGTGACGTGCGACTCGTCGATGACGAGGAGGAAGTCGTCCGGGAAGTAGTCCAGCAGGGTGTTCGGCGGGGAGCCGGGCAGGCGGCCGTCGAAGTGCATCGAGTAGTTCTCGACGCCGGAGCAGGACCCGATCTGGCGGAGCATCTCGAGGTCGTACGTCGTGCGCATCCGCAGTCGCTGGGCCTCCAGGAGCTTGCCCTGCTTCTCCAGCTCCGTCAGGCGCTCGGCCAGCTCCTTCTCGATGTCGTTGACGGCCCGCTCCAGGCGCTCGGGTCCGGCGACGTAGTGGGAGGCCGGGAAGACGTACAGCTGCTGGTCGTCGCTGATGATCTCGCCGGTGACCGGGTGGAGCGTGGACAGGGCCTCGATCTCGTCGCCGAACATCTCGATGCGGACGGCCAGCTCCTCGTAGACCGGGAAGATCTCGATGGTGTCGCCGCGCACCCGGAAGGTGCCGCGGGCGAAGGCCATGTCGTTGCGCGTGTACTGGATGTCGACGAAGCGGCGCAGCAGCTCGTCCCGGTCGTGCTCCTCGCCGACCCGGAGCGGGACCATGCGGTCCACGTACTCCTGCGGGGTGCCGAGGCCGTAGATGCAGGAGACGGAGGCGACCACGACGACGTCGCGGCGGGTGAGCAGCGAGTTGGTCGCGGAGTGGCGCAGGCGCTCCACCTCCTCGTTGATCGAGGAGTCCTTCTCGATGTAGGTGTCCGACTGCGGGACGTAGGCCTCGGGCTGGTAGTAGTCGTAGTACGAGACGAAGTACTCGACGGCGTTGTTCGGCAGCAGCTCGCGGAACTCGTTGGCCAGCTGGGCGGCCAGGGTCTTGTTCGGCGCCATCACGAGGGTGGGGCGCTGGAGCTTCTCGATCATCCACGCGGTGGTGGCGGACTTGCCGGTGCCGGTGGCGCCGAGGAGGACGACGTCCTTCTCGCCTGCCTCGACGCGCCGGGCCAGCTCGGCGATGGCCGCCGGCTGGTCGCCGTTCGGCTGGTAGGGGCTGACGACCTCGAAGGGCGCCACCGTGCGTTCGATCTGGGAAACGGGCCGCATGTGTTCCACCGTACGACCCCGCACTGACAACGGGTCCCGATCAGTGGTTCTGCGGGGTGCGGGGGCGCCGGTGGGCGAGGGGGCGGCGGAGGCGCGCGGGGTGGTGTGCCGGGTGCCGGATCGCGCGGGGGGCTCCGGTGTGGGCGGGGATGCCGGGCTTGCGCTCCGCGGGTGCCGCCGCGGGCTTCCCCATGACCATCAGCGGGTCGAACAGGACGACGACGCCGGCCACGAGGAGGAAGGCGAGGGGGCCGATCAGCATGGGGGCGAGCAGTTCGGCGGAGGACCCGTCGAGCGAGGGCTCGGACGTGCCGCTGAGATGGACGTCGAGGGCGGCCATGCCCGTGTAGTGCATGCCGGTGACGGCCAGCCCCATGACCAGGGCGGCGCCGACGCTCCACAGGAAGCCCCGGACCTGTCCGGCCGCCCACAGGGCGGCGGTGGCGGCGGCCATGGCTATGGCGACGGACACACCGACGGTGAAGGTGTTGTAGGTCAGCCGGCCGTCCAGATGCATCCCGGCCATCCCCAGGTAGTGCATCGAGGCGATGCCCAGACCGGTGACGGTGCCGCCGGTGAACAGGGCCGTCCCGCGCGCGCCCCGGTAGCCGACGATGAAGATTCCGACGCCCACCATGACGATGGCGACGGCGAGGCTCGCGAAGGTCATGGGCCCGTCGTAGCGGATCGGCGTGTGCTCGATGGAGAACCCCATCATGGCGACGAAGTGCATGGTCCAGATGCCGGAGCCGATCGCCGCCGAGCCGAGGGCCAGCCAGCCGGGGCGCCAGGAGCGGGTGACCAGCATGGCCCTGGTGGTGCAGCGCAGACCGAGGGCACCGCCGAGGCAGGCCATGAGGTAGGCCACCAGCGGTGTGACGAGCCCGTAGCTGAATCCGTCGACCGTGCTTTGCATGTGCGGCTGCCCTTCCGCCTTCTTACGCCCCGGTTGTGTCCCGGATTCTCCTGATGTGCGCACCCTCCCAGGACCGCGCGAACGATCAGGGTCGAGGCAGAGAGTATGGCTTCCACCGGAATGGTCGAACGATTCTCCGGCAAAGAATCACGGTCTCGCCCCACTTGTGCCGCCTCCGTGAGCGTAGTTGAGCAACTCCATTCAGCCTGTGGCCACTCTGCACCCCTCTTTCGTTGACTCTCTGATGTCACAGTGGTGCTGTCCGTGATCGTCAGACGCGAGGAGTACGCATGTCTGTGCGCGCAGTTGCCGTCACGACCACCGCTCTGCTGGGGGTCGCCCTCACGGCTCCCCTCTCGCACGCCCGAGCCGACGGGGCGGGCGGCGACGGGCCCAGCGTCGTGGCGCACCGGGGTGCTTCCGGATATGCGCCGGAGAACACCCTGGCCGCCGTGGACCGGGCGGCCGACCTGGGCATCCGATGGGTGGAGAACGACGTCCAGCGCACCAGGGACGGCGAACTCGTCGTCGTCCACGACGAGAGCCTGAAGCGTACGACCGACGTGGAGGAGGTCTTCCCGGACCGGTCCCCGTGGATGGTGAAGGACTTCACCGCCGCGGAGATCGCGCGGCTGGACGCGGGGAGCTGGTTCGGGTCGGAGTACGCGGGCGCGCGCGTGCCGACGCTGAAGCAGTACGTGGACCGCCTGGACCACAACCACCAGAAGCTGCTGCTGGAGCTGAAGAGCCCCGGCCTGTATCCGGGGATCGAGCAGCAGACCCTCAAGGTCCTCGCCAACGAGGGCTGGCTCGACCGGCGGCACGTGGCGGGGCGGCTGGTCGTGCAGAGCTTCGACGCCGACAGCATCCGGACGGTCCACGACCTCAAGCCCGCCGTCAAGACCGGGTTCCTCGGCACTCCGGCCGTGTCGGAGCTGCCGGCGTACGCGGAGTTCGCCGACCAGATCAACCCGTCGTACGGCTCCCTGTCCATGAGCTACGTGTCCTCGGTCCACGCCTTCACGGGGCCGCACGGCAGGCCGCTGGAGGTCCTCGCCTGGACGGTGAACGACGCGGACACCGCGCGCCGGGTCGCCGGGTACGACGTCGACGGCATCATCACCAACAAGCCCGACGTGGTGCGGGGCGCCGTGGACTGATCCGGGCGGTGTCAGTGGCGGGCCGTACCGTGGGCGCATGGACAGCCATGGGCAGTACGAACAGCGGCTCGTGTGGACCGTCGTCGGCACCGGCATCGGTCCCCTGCTGCTGGCCGCCACCCGCGAGGGTCTGGTCAACGTGGTCTTCCATGCCACGGACGCCGTGCGCGACCGGGCGCTTCACGGGCTCGCGGCCCGGCTGGGCACGGAGCCCGTCGAGGCGCCCGGCTCCCCGCTGCTGGCCGAGGCGACAGGCCAGGTGGAGGCGTACTTCGCGGGCAGGCGACGCGACTTCGACCTGCCGTTGGACTGGTCGCTGATCTCCGGTTTCAACCGGCAGGTGCTGCGCGAACTGGCGTCCGGCGTGCCCTACGGATCGGTCGTCGGCTACGGGGACCTGGCCGACCGGGTGGGCCGGTCAGGCGCCGCGCAGGCGGTGGGCATGGCCATGGGCGCCAATCCGCTGCCGGTCGTCGTGCCGTGCCACCGGGTCGTCGAGAGCGGCGGTGGCATCGGCGGGTTCGGCGGCGGCGTGGACACCAAGAGGCTGCTGCTCGCGCTGGAGGGCGTACTGCCCGAGCCGTTGTTCTGAGGCGCCGCGGGGGTCGGGCGCGGCCAGTCGTGGCTAGTCGTAGTGTCGGGCCTCGACGATGTTGCCGTCCGGGTCGCCGAAGTAGAAGCTTCGCCTGGCCGTGCCGCGGGCGCCGTAGGAGTCGTACGAGAGGTCCGAGACCGGGACGGACCGCTCCTCGAGGCGGGTGCGCAGTGCGTCGAAGTCGTGCGCGGGCAGGGACACGCAGATGTGGTTGACGGGGTGCCCCGCGCTGGCGTCGGCGCCGGGAACCACGCGCATCCGTTCCACCATGGAGTGCGGTGCGAGGTCGAGGAGGGTCTCGTCGTTGAGGCGTACGGAGGGGAAGCTCACGGTCCCCGCGGCGTACTCGGTGATCCGCAGGGGTTCGAGCCCCAGGGTCTTCTCGTAGAAGTCGGCCGCGGCCACCGGGTCGCGCACCCAGAGGACGACGTGGTCGAGACGTGTCGTGTTGTCCGTCATGGTCCCAGGCTCGTGGGCTGCCGCGCGAGCCGCAAGGGC is a genomic window containing:
- a CDS encoding TerC/Alx family metal homeostasis membrane protein, with the translated sequence MEVSVTLWVLTIVGLAALISVDFFIGRKPHDVSIKEAGIWTGVWIALAGLFGLGLLLFGGGEPGGEFFAGFITEKSLSVDNLFVFVLIMAKFAVPSQYQQRVLLIGVLIALVLRAIFIAAGAAILASFAWVFYIFGAFLIYTAWKLIQEARADEEDEDFEENKLLKAAERRFGVADRYHGTKLWIEENGKRIMTPMLVVMLAIGTTDVLFALDSIPAIFGLTQDPYIVFTANAFALMGLRQLYFLIGGLLRKLVHLSYGLSVILGFIGVKLVLHALHESGVHVPEISIPVSLGVICSVLIVTTITSLRASKKQAEAEAAAAASGDTSKDSVEA
- a CDS encoding TerD family protein, which produces MTVNMTKGQAISLQKSDGGSLTSVRMGLGWQAAPRRGLFGSRTREIDLDASAVLFADKQPVDVVFFRHLVSDDGSVRHTGDNLVGGVGQGGDDEAILVDLQRVPVHIDQIVFTVNSFTGQTFQEVQNAFCRLVDETNGQELARYTLAGGGAFTAQIMAKVHRAGQGWAMTAIGTPANGRTFQDLMPAILPVL
- the uvrB gene encoding excinuclease ABC subunit UvrB, which produces MRPVSQIERTVAPFEVVSPYQPNGDQPAAIAELARRVEAGEKDVVLLGATGTGKSATTAWMIEKLQRPTLVMAPNKTLAAQLANEFRELLPNNAVEYFVSYYDYYQPEAYVPQSDTYIEKDSSINEEVERLRHSATNSLLTRRDVVVVASVSCIYGLGTPQEYVDRMVPLRVGEEHDRDELLRRFVDIQYTRNDMAFARGTFRVRGDTIEIFPVYEELAVRIEMFGDEIEALSTLHPVTGEIISDDQQLYVFPASHYVAGPERLERAVNDIEKELAERLTELEKQGKLLEAQRLRMRTTYDLEMLRQIGSCSGVENYSMHFDGRLPGSPPNTLLDYFPDDFLLVIDESHVTVPQIGAMYEGDASRKRTLVDHGFRLPSALDNRPLKWEEFQGRIGQTVYLSATPGAYELSRSDGAVEQIIRPTGLVDPEVVVKPTEGQIDDLVHEIRKRTEKDERVLVTTLTKKMAEDLTDYFLELGIQVRYLHSDVDTLRRVELLRELRAGEYDVLVGINLLREGLDLPEVSLVAILDADKEGFLRSGTSLIQTIGRAARNVSGQVHMYADKITPAMEKAIDETNRRREKQVAFNKANGIDPQPLRKKINDIVAQIAREDVDTEQLLGSGYRQVKEGKGAKAPVPALGGQAPGGAKAAKGRAKETPVTDRPAAELAEQIEDLTTRMRAAAADLQFEIAARLRDEVSEMKKELRQMREAGLA
- a CDS encoding MHYT domain-containing protein — protein: MQSTVDGFSYGLVTPLVAYLMACLGGALGLRCTTRAMLVTRSWRPGWLALGSAAIGSGIWTMHFVAMMGFSIEHTPIRYDGPMTFASLAVAIVMVGVGIFIVGYRGARGTALFTGGTVTGLGIASMHYLGMAGMHLDGRLTYNTFTVGVSVAIAMAAATAALWAAGQVRGFLWSVGAALVMGLAVTGMHYTGMAALDVHLSGTSEPSLDGSSAELLAPMLIGPLAFLLVAGVVVLFDPLMVMGKPAAAPAERKPGIPAHTGAPRAIRHPAHHPARLRRPLAHRRPRTPQNH
- a CDS encoding glycerophosphodiester phosphodiesterase; its protein translation is MSVRAVAVTTTALLGVALTAPLSHARADGAGGDGPSVVAHRGASGYAPENTLAAVDRAADLGIRWVENDVQRTRDGELVVVHDESLKRTTDVEEVFPDRSPWMVKDFTAAEIARLDAGSWFGSEYAGARVPTLKQYVDRLDHNHQKLLLELKSPGLYPGIEQQTLKVLANEGWLDRRHVAGRLVVQSFDADSIRTVHDLKPAVKTGFLGTPAVSELPAYAEFADQINPSYGSLSMSYVSSVHAFTGPHGRPLEVLAWTVNDADTARRVAGYDVDGIITNKPDVVRGAVD
- a CDS encoding methylated-DNA--[protein]-cysteine S-methyltransferase, with the translated sequence MDSHGQYEQRLVWTVVGTGIGPLLLAATREGLVNVVFHATDAVRDRALHGLAARLGTEPVEAPGSPLLAEATGQVEAYFAGRRRDFDLPLDWSLISGFNRQVLRELASGVPYGSVVGYGDLADRVGRSGAAQAVGMAMGANPLPVVVPCHRVVESGGGIGGFGGGVDTKRLLLALEGVLPEPLF
- a CDS encoding VOC family protein: MTDNTTRLDHVVLWVRDPVAAADFYEKTLGLEPLRITEYAAGTVSFPSVRLNDETLLDLAPHSMVERMRVVPGADASAGHPVNHICVSLPAHDFDALRTRLEERSVPVSDLSYDSYGARGTARRSFYFGDPDGNIVEARHYD